Within Bacteroidales bacterium, the genomic segment GGTGTAAATGCAATAAAGGAACTGAACCCGGATATTGTATTGCTTGATATTCAAATGGAAGACGGAACCGGTTTTGATATACTGGCAGCTTTCTCGCCCATAGTGTTCAAGGTGATTTTTATTACCGCTTTTGAAAGTTATGCCTTTCAGGCTTTCCGATTCAGCGCTGTGGATTACGTGTTAAAACCGGTAAATCCGCTGATGCTGGTGGAGGCAATTGAAAGGGCCGGTAAACTAATCCAGGATCAATTCAATATCCAGGTGAAAGCACTGGAAGAAAACCTGAAAGCTATCCCAAACCAGCAGAAGAAAATCATCGTAAGAACTACAGATAATGTGTACCTTTTTGAAGTTAAAGATATTATAAACTGCGAATCTGACGATTGTTATACAACCATTCATACTGCCGGTGGCGATCACATCATGGTATCCAAAACGCTGAAAGAATACGAAGAACTGCTTTCAGTCCTTGGATTTTACCGTGTTCACAAATCTTATCTCATCAACTTATCGCACATCAAACGCTTCGAAAGGCAGGATGGAGGAAGCATTGTTCTTTCAAACAATATGAAAGTTCCGGTGGCATCGCGCAAGAGGGATGAACTGCTGGAAATCATGGAGAAGATGGCGTAAGTTTGATGATTTCTGAAAACTGGGCATAGGTTCGCAGGATAGCAATATGATGAAGGAAAGGCAATCAAATGTTATCAGGTTTAAGTGAAATTTTATGTTGATCAAACCAATCTTCACAGTTTTTATCCTAACATCTCTGACGATCAGGGGTCAACACTTCCCAATTAGTGAGAATAAAGAAATTGATAGCCTTAAACAACTTTTGTCCCAGTCCGGGTCCACAG encodes:
- a CDS encoding response regulator transcription factor, which codes for MFRVLIIDDEAHMRDSLEKLLLKHCPHVTLVGSANGVKTGVNAIKELNPDIVLLDIQMEDGTGFDILAAFSPIVFKVIFITAFESYAFQAFRFSAVDYVLKPVNPLMLVEAIERAGKLIQDQFNIQVKALEENLKAIPNQQKKIIVRTTDNVYLFEVKDIINCESDDCYTTIHTAGGDHIMVSKTLKEYEELLSVLGFYRVHKSYLINLSHIKRFERQDGGSIVLSNNMKVPVASRKRDELLEIMEKMA